Proteins encoded together in one Spodoptera frugiperda isolate SF20-4 chromosome 15, AGI-APGP_CSIRO_Sfru_2.0, whole genome shotgun sequence window:
- the LOC118278772 gene encoding lipoyltransferase 1, mitochondrial isoform X2, producing the protein MAQSMMKKIVASSACLVVGLTRRTSSRSLVTASKTLNAKKERDLPTEGEITKSVFMSQSMDIFTNLALEDWMYRNMDFTNHHVMMVWRNEPCVVIGRHQNPWLEANIPLLNEREIALARRNSGGGTVYHDRGNLNITFFTPRERYDRKYNLELIKRALFRGFGIKSIINERQDMIVRDKYKVSGTAAKLGRLTGYHHCTLLVNANKADLSRALAKRETQATASTRSEVANLAEMDNRITVDSLQTAVGYEFLRTAALSLQDGGTSQISKQRGFQYINPTDDWFPGLADIKNELQSWDWNFGRTPVFTVSRTFPVPAELLAPSKVYSATQELVISMSVEKGLIDDVTLNIPPGLVESGFHGEASVITHLKGKRFTSEALNALQDAMLTRHVGNDARKLDDKEQFVAKCFDQVVNTV; encoded by the exons ATGGCTCAATCAATGATGAAGAAGATTGTCGCTAGCAGTGCCTGCCTTGTGGTGGGTCTGACAAGAAGAACCAGCTCTCGCAGCTTGGTGACAGCAAGCAAGACCTTGAATGCTAAGAAGGAACGTGACTTACCGACTGAGGGGGAGATCACCAAGTCTGTGTTTATGTCCCAATCAATGGACATATTTACTAATCTGGCTCTGGAAGATTGGATGTACCGTAACATGGATTTCACTAACCATCATGTAATGATGGTATGGCGCAATGAACCTTGTGTTGTAATTGGAAGACACCAGAATCCATGGTTGGAAGCTAACATCCCTCTTCTGAACGAAAGGGAAATAGCTCTTGCAAGACGCAACAGTGGCGGTGGTACTGTGTACCATGACCGAGGCAACCTCAACATCACTTTCTTCACCCCACGTGAGAGGTACGACAGGAAATACAACTTGGAGCTGATCAAGAGAGCACTCTTCAGAGGTTTTGGAATCAAGTCCATCATTAATGAACGTCAAGATATGATTGTTCGAGATAAATACAAA GTATCTGGAACAGCTGCAAAGCTTGGCCGTTTGACAGGATATCATCACTGCACACTTCTAGTCAATGCCAATAAGGCAGATCTCAGCAGAGCCCTTGCTAAACGTGAG ACTCAGGCGACTGCATCCACGCGCTCTGAAGTGGCCAACCTGGCAGAGATGGACAACCGCATTACCGTAGACAGTCTGCAGACTGCCGTCGGCTACGAGTTCCTGCGCACAGCCGCCTTGAGCCTGCAAGATGGGGGTACCTCACAGATCTCCAAGCAACGAGGCTTCCAATACATCAACCCTACGGATGATTGGTTCCCAG GTCTTGCGGACATCAAAAACGAGCTCCAGTCCTGGGACTGGAACTTCGGTAGAACACCGGTGTTCACAGTGAGTCGCACTTTCCCCGTACCGGCGGAGTTGCTCGCCCCGTCCAAGGTTTACTCTGCGACACAGGAGCTGGTTATCAGCATGTCGGTGGAGAAGGGTCTCATCGACGACGTCACTCTTAACATCCCCCCAGGACTCGTGGAATCTGGATTCCATGGCGAAGCATCCGTCATCACTCATCTTAAAGGAAAGAGATTCACCTCTGAAGCTCTGAATGCCTTGCAAGACGCTATGCTAACACGTCACGTGGGTAATGACGCCAGAAAGTTGgacgacaaggaacagtttgtCGCTAAGTGCTTCGATCAAGTGGTCAATACTGTGTAA
- the LOC118278772 gene encoding lipoyltransferase 1, mitochondrial isoform X1 codes for MAQSMMKKIVASSACLVVGLTRRTSSRSLVTASKTLNAKKERDLPTEGEITKSVFMSQSMDIFTNLALEDWMYRNMDFTNHHVMMVWRNEPCVVIGRHQNPWLEANIPLLNEREIALARRNSGGGTVYHDRGNLNITFFTPRERYDRKYNLELIKRALFRGFGIKSIINERQDMIVRDKYKVSGTAAKLGRLTGYHHCTLLVNANKADLSRALAKREHGIQTQATASTRSEVANLAEMDNRITVDSLQTAVGYEFLRTAALSLQDGGTSQISKQRGFQYINPTDDWFPGLADIKNELQSWDWNFGRTPVFTVSRTFPVPAELLAPSKVYSATQELVISMSVEKGLIDDVTLNIPPGLVESGFHGEASVITHLKGKRFTSEALNALQDAMLTRHVGNDARKLDDKEQFVAKCFDQVVNTV; via the exons ATGGCTCAATCAATGATGAAGAAGATTGTCGCTAGCAGTGCCTGCCTTGTGGTGGGTCTGACAAGAAGAACCAGCTCTCGCAGCTTGGTGACAGCAAGCAAGACCTTGAATGCTAAGAAGGAACGTGACTTACCGACTGAGGGGGAGATCACCAAGTCTGTGTTTATGTCCCAATCAATGGACATATTTACTAATCTGGCTCTGGAAGATTGGATGTACCGTAACATGGATTTCACTAACCATCATGTAATGATGGTATGGCGCAATGAACCTTGTGTTGTAATTGGAAGACACCAGAATCCATGGTTGGAAGCTAACATCCCTCTTCTGAACGAAAGGGAAATAGCTCTTGCAAGACGCAACAGTGGCGGTGGTACTGTGTACCATGACCGAGGCAACCTCAACATCACTTTCTTCACCCCACGTGAGAGGTACGACAGGAAATACAACTTGGAGCTGATCAAGAGAGCACTCTTCAGAGGTTTTGGAATCAAGTCCATCATTAATGAACGTCAAGATATGATTGTTCGAGATAAATACAAA GTATCTGGAACAGCTGCAAAGCTTGGCCGTTTGACAGGATATCATCACTGCACACTTCTAGTCAATGCCAATAAGGCAGATCTCAGCAGAGCCCTTGCTAAACGTGAG cATGGCATACAGACTCAGGCGACTGCATCCACGCGCTCTGAAGTGGCCAACCTGGCAGAGATGGACAACCGCATTACCGTAGACAGTCTGCAGACTGCCGTCGGCTACGAGTTCCTGCGCACAGCCGCCTTGAGCCTGCAAGATGGGGGTACCTCACAGATCTCCAAGCAACGAGGCTTCCAATACATCAACCCTACGGATGATTGGTTCCCAG GTCTTGCGGACATCAAAAACGAGCTCCAGTCCTGGGACTGGAACTTCGGTAGAACACCGGTGTTCACAGTGAGTCGCACTTTCCCCGTACCGGCGGAGTTGCTCGCCCCGTCCAAGGTTTACTCTGCGACACAGGAGCTGGTTATCAGCATGTCGGTGGAGAAGGGTCTCATCGACGACGTCACTCTTAACATCCCCCCAGGACTCGTGGAATCTGGATTCCATGGCGAAGCATCCGTCATCACTCATCTTAAAGGAAAGAGATTCACCTCTGAAGCTCTGAATGCCTTGCAAGACGCTATGCTAACACGTCACGTGGGTAATGACGCCAGAAAGTTGgacgacaaggaacagtttgtCGCTAAGTGCTTCGATCAAGTGGTCAATACTGTGTAA
- the LOC118270516 gene encoding uncharacterized protein LOC118270516, whose product MPSDCRDCLGIRFRINTLHQTWKWLHQTIALHEYLISLSSADTDACCSKH is encoded by the coding sequence ATGCCAAGTGACTGTCGAGACTGTTTGGGAATTCGTTTTCGAATTAATACCCTGCACCAAACGTGGAAGTGGCTGCATCAGACAATCGCACTTCACGAATATTTGATCTCCCTCTCGTCGGCTGATACTGACGCCTGTTGCTCCAAGCACTAG
- the LOC118278790 gene encoding cytochrome b-c1 complex subunit 7 — MAFRTTAIVRSNMKKWAYNLSGFNKYGLLRDDCLHETEDVTEALRRLPQHVVDERNFRIVRALQLSLTKTILPKEEWTKWEEDQLYLTPIVDQVKKERLEKENWEKNY, encoded by the exons atggcTTTCAGAACCACCGCTATTGTTCGAA GCAACATGAAGAAATGGGCCTACAACTTGTCTGGATTTAACAAGTACG GTCTCCTTCGTGACGACTGCCTTCATGAGACCGAGGATGTGACGGAGGCACTCCGCCGCCTCCCACAACATGTTGTTGATGAACGCAACTTCCGCATCGTACGAGCCCTGCAACTGTCTCTCACCAAGACCATCCTCCCCAAGGAAGAGTGGACCAAATGGGAGGAAGACCAGCTCTACCTCACACCTATTGTAGACCAAGTGAAGAAGGAGAGACTAGAGAAAGAGAACTGGGAGAAGAACTATTAA